A region from the Leptolyngbya subtilissima AS-A7 genome encodes:
- a CDS encoding aldo/keto reductase — translation MTTSAPDLRSPLTLPEMGCGTWAWGNRLLWGYDPTMDGELQQVFNHCLSHGVTLFDSGDSYGTGRLNGRSEVLLGQFAQSYTGPNQDSLCLATKLAAYPWRLTAGSVVKAGAASVERLGRPIDLAQMHWSTANYAPWQEGPFLDGLIELCVQGKARAIGLSNFGPKRLKLAHQRLQDRGLAIATLQVQYSLLSTYPVTELGLKDLCDELGIRLIAYSPLALGLLTGKYSAQGPFPSGLRGLLFRRLLPKIQPLLEVLGAIAAHRQKTSAQVALNWCICKGTMPIPGAKTLAQAQQNTDALGWRLDAGEIEELDRAANRSDGRMVQNNFQSR, via the coding sequence ATGACCACGTCTGCACCGGATCTGCGATCGCCCCTCACCCTGCCCGAGATGGGCTGCGGCACCTGGGCCTGGGGCAACCGGCTGCTGTGGGGCTACGACCCCACTATGGATGGCGAACTGCAACAGGTCTTTAACCACTGCCTCAGCCACGGCGTCACCTTATTCGACAGCGGCGACTCCTACGGCACCGGACGGCTCAACGGCCGCAGCGAAGTCTTGCTGGGGCAGTTTGCCCAAAGCTACACGGGGCCAAATCAAGATTCCCTCTGCCTGGCGACGAAGCTAGCCGCCTACCCCTGGCGTCTCACCGCCGGGTCGGTAGTGAAAGCCGGAGCCGCCTCCGTCGAGCGGCTAGGTCGCCCCATTGACCTAGCCCAGATGCACTGGTCTACCGCCAACTACGCTCCCTGGCAAGAAGGACCGTTTCTCGATGGGCTAATAGAGCTGTGCGTGCAGGGAAAGGCACGGGCCATTGGGTTATCGAACTTTGGCCCCAAGCGGCTTAAGCTGGCCCACCAGCGGCTTCAAGATCGGGGGCTGGCGATCGCCACGCTGCAAGTGCAGTATTCGCTGCTGTCAACCTACCCCGTGACCGAGCTAGGCCTCAAAGATCTCTGCGACGAACTGGGCATTCGCCTAATCGCCTATAGCCCCCTGGCTCTAGGATTGCTGACCGGCAAATACTCGGCTCAGGGGCCGTTTCCCTCTGGCCTGCGAGGCCTGTTGTTTCGCCGACTGCTGCCCAAAATTCAGCCGCTGCTGGAGGTGCTGGGGGCGATCGCTGCCCATCGCCAAAAAACCTCGGCTCAAGTAGCCCTCAACTGGTGCATTTGCAAAGGCACAATGCCGATTCCAGGGGCCAAAACCCTAGCTCAAGCGCAGCAGAATACCGATGCCCTGGGCTGGCGGCTAGACGCTGGAGAAATTGAAGAGCTAGATCGAGCAGCCAACCGCAGCGACGGTCGCATGGTGCAGAACAACTTTCAGTCTCGCTAG
- a CDS encoding glycosyltransferase family 2 protein — MKSSLALFAEPVLANARRLLWLSLWLLCIPMAVYVAALDYGHSLGILQWALLAVSLIGLVIINAETAVVIYSSRRSNPWFDRGLLQRWCRVRQQRLSSVVPESLPPQEALPVVSVPLVSTPFVSVPFVSVIVAAYLPNEQDIIEDTLLHWLTQVTPPSQGWEIILAYNTPTRLPVEDRLQVLARRYPALVLLPVPHSHSKAENLNAALQVAAGEMTGIFDADHHPAADCLSRAWAWLYQGRYDVVQGRNIIRNAQDSWLTQLIAVEFECIYGISHYGRSLLADTALFGGSNGYWRTSALRHLGFHHTRLTEDIDVTVRGLLGGCRLVHDPAIVTTELAPDNLRGLWFQRQRWSQGWLEVAGLHLGRVARSPRLDAVQKPYWVLMLLFSQFFYPLVWQVVPMLLSIHLSGRDRDLNFENLNLVLMGLLTLSVVLQVSVAMLLRPKESAYTRRHGLLYCVLSPVYFWLKALIGMVAVVNHLSGSRVWRVTARTKSKPNRWMVALRGAK, encoded by the coding sequence ATGAAGTCGAGCTTGGCGCTGTTTGCTGAGCCTGTTCTGGCCAACGCCAGACGGCTACTGTGGTTGAGCCTCTGGCTGCTGTGCATACCGATGGCGGTATACGTTGCTGCTCTTGACTACGGTCATAGCCTGGGGATACTGCAATGGGCCTTACTGGCCGTTTCACTGATTGGTCTGGTGATCATCAACGCCGAAACCGCCGTTGTGATCTACAGCAGCCGTCGGTCTAACCCCTGGTTTGATCGAGGACTGCTGCAGCGCTGGTGCCGGGTGCGGCAGCAACGGCTGTCGTCTGTAGTGCCAGAGTCGCTGCCGCCCCAGGAAGCCCTACCCGTGGTTTCGGTGCCCCTGGTTTCAACGCCCTTTGTCTCGGTGCCCTTTGTCTCGGTGATTGTGGCGGCCTACCTGCCCAACGAGCAAGACATCATTGAAGACACGTTGCTGCACTGGTTGACCCAGGTGACGCCGCCATCCCAGGGGTGGGAGATTATTTTGGCCTACAACACCCCGACGCGGCTGCCGGTAGAAGACCGCTTGCAGGTGCTGGCGCGGCGCTACCCAGCCCTGGTGCTGCTGCCCGTCCCCCACAGCCACTCTAAGGCCGAAAACCTCAACGCCGCCCTTCAGGTGGCAGCGGGCGAGATGACGGGCATCTTTGACGCCGATCACCATCCGGCGGCAGACTGTCTCAGTCGGGCCTGGGCCTGGCTGTACCAGGGCCGCTACGACGTGGTGCAGGGGCGCAACATCATTCGCAACGCCCAAGATAGCTGGTTGACCCAGCTGATTGCGGTGGAGTTTGAATGCATCTACGGCATTAGCCACTACGGGCGATCGCTGCTGGCTGATACGGCCCTATTTGGTGGTTCCAACGGCTACTGGCGTACCTCGGCCCTGCGCCACCTGGGCTTTCACCACACCCGCCTCACCGAAGACATTGACGTGACGGTGCGGGGCCTGCTGGGGGGGTGTCGCCTGGTGCATGACCCGGCAATTGTCACTACCGAGCTGGCCCCCGATAACCTGCGCGGGCTGTGGTTTCAGCGCCAGCGGTGGAGTCAGGGTTGGCTAGAGGTAGCGGGTTTGCACCTAGGTCGCGTAGCGCGATCGCCCCGGTTAGATGCCGTGCAAAAGCCCTACTGGGTGCTGATGCTGCTCTTTAGCCAGTTTTTTTATCCGCTGGTGTGGCAGGTGGTGCCGATGCTGCTCAGCATTCACCTCAGCGGCCGCGATCGCGACCTCAATTTTGAAAACCTCAACCTGGTGCTGATGGGGTTATTGACTCTGAGCGTGGTGCTGCAGGTGTCGGTCGCCATGCTGCTGCGCCCCAAGGAGTCGGCCTACACCCGTCGCCACGGCCTGCTCTACTGCGTGCTGTCGCCGGTCTACTTTTGGCTTAAAGCGCTGATTGGCATGGTGGCAGTGGTTAACCATCTCAGCGGCAGTCGGGTTTGGCGGGTCACGGCCCGCACCAAGAGCAAGCCCAACCGGTGGATGGTGGCCCTGCGCGGGGCGAAGTAG
- a CDS encoding DUF3685 domain-containing protein yields the protein MTTAPLRLMLVDEDPVFRLGLRIWLEQTAGYAVVAEATQADDALAILASRASLETRSDAPPDWTPEPAPDWADAWATQDPSRRPDIDLVILDLGLGAGRPDELPGLRLCADIKARYPTLPVLVLSAQTEPVLAAAARQLGADGFGARSMAVTDLGRLIEQLVASRPPLTKGLSPIASRQRPLITMREGAAGRSLPVPNALAALRISMRRSSVQQIEAVMAQIEAEQRRGRGSLLSEAVLAGRYRELRAARWLVRRLLATPDFSDQGQPVERPVVRPRTEPGELSSPWENGVPPGSPEARVRPTQRPRDALANREAFGYRLETSSRTGIATQDRLALNQGDLATLVFERVFRKLQGLLDNTSDVPLESDILRDDKKRELLYLVLRKVEDALAYLREAQVLPGQLPEKSSLVLQDLWQAAVTDFFGRYYTLQVNTLEQPVVPTLLTEAPVVQAAILDRLPLVPMLLGHLLFNESMVVDGGLYQAATPEAMARSQELLEHLVIQLANAVVQPMLNHFADVELMKKNLYHRRMMTSRDIERFRNDLSWRYRWDGLINEPRAIFESQHRLFGFTERGIQHQTIYVPRREELEQLSGLQRAVTLAVEARDAIAPRFRSAVSLVGSGIVYVLTDVIGRGIGLIGRGILRGVGGAWRDPRYRRDAQESDLRD from the coding sequence ATGACGACGGCCCCCCTGCGACTCATGCTGGTAGACGAAGACCCGGTGTTTCGCCTGGGTCTTCGCATCTGGCTGGAGCAAACCGCTGGCTACGCTGTAGTGGCTGAAGCCACCCAGGCCGACGATGCCCTGGCGATCTTGGCCAGTCGAGCTAGCCTGGAGACGCGATCGGACGCCCCTCCCGACTGGACTCCAGAGCCTGCCCCTGACTGGGCCGATGCCTGGGCCACCCAAGACCCCAGCCGTCGTCCCGACATCGACTTGGTAATTCTCGATCTGGGCCTGGGGGCGGGTCGCCCCGATGAGCTGCCGGGGCTGCGCCTCTGCGCCGATATCAAAGCGCGCTATCCAACTCTGCCGGTGCTGGTGCTCAGCGCCCAGACCGAACCGGTGCTAGCTGCGGCAGCCCGGCAGCTGGGGGCCGATGGGTTTGGGGCTCGCAGTATGGCCGTGACCGATCTCGGTCGGCTGATTGAGCAGCTGGTCGCGTCTAGGCCGCCGCTCACCAAGGGCCTGAGCCCAATTGCGAGCCGTCAGCGTCCCTTGATCACCATGCGGGAGGGCGCTGCTGGAAGAAGTTTACCGGTACCCAATGCCCTAGCCGCCCTACGCATCAGCATGCGGCGATCGTCGGTGCAGCAAATTGAGGCCGTGATGGCCCAGATCGAAGCAGAGCAGCGACGCGGGCGCGGCTCGCTGCTGTCGGAGGCGGTGCTGGCGGGGCGCTACCGTGAACTGCGGGCAGCCCGCTGGCTGGTGCGGCGGCTGCTGGCCACCCCTGACTTCTCTGACCAGGGGCAGCCTGTTGAGCGTCCCGTTGTGCGACCCCGAACGGAACCAGGGGAGCTGTCTTCTCCCTGGGAGAACGGGGTGCCGCCAGGGTCACCGGAAGCCAGAGTTAGGCCAACGCAACGACCGCGGGATGCCCTAGCGAATCGCGAAGCGTTCGGGTACCGACTCGAAACAAGTAGCCGTACCGGAATCGCCACCCAAGATCGCCTGGCCCTCAACCAGGGCGACCTGGCTACTCTGGTGTTTGAGCGGGTGTTTCGCAAATTGCAGGGGCTGCTAGACAACACCAGCGATGTGCCGCTAGAGTCTGACATTCTGCGCGACGACAAAAAGCGGGAGCTGCTCTACCTAGTGCTGCGCAAGGTTGAAGACGCCCTTGCCTACCTCCGTGAGGCCCAAGTGCTGCCGGGGCAGCTGCCTGAAAAAAGCTCCCTGGTGCTGCAAGACCTGTGGCAGGCTGCCGTAACCGATTTCTTTGGCCGCTACTACACTCTTCAGGTCAATACCCTAGAGCAGCCCGTGGTGCCGACCCTGCTGACCGAGGCCCCCGTAGTGCAGGCAGCGATTTTAGACCGGCTGCCCCTGGTACCGATGCTGCTGGGGCATCTGCTATTTAACGAGTCGATGGTGGTGGACGGCGGCCTTTACCAGGCCGCGACTCCCGAGGCGATGGCCCGCAGCCAAGAGTTGCTAGAGCACCTGGTGATTCAGCTAGCCAACGCCGTGGTGCAGCCCATGCTCAACCATTTTGCCGACGTGGAGCTGATGAAGAAAAACCTCTACCACCGCCGCATGATGACCAGCCGCGACATTGAGCGCTTTCGCAACGACCTTTCCTGGCGCTACCGTTGGGATGGGCTGATCAATGAACCCCGAGCGATTTTTGAGAGCCAGCACCGGCTGTTTGGCTTTACCGAGCGGGGCATCCAGCACCAGACAATCTATGTGCCCCGGCGGGAGGAATTGGAGCAGCTTTCGGGCCTGCAGCGGGCGGTAACCTTGGCGGTGGAGGCGCGCGATGCGATCGCCCCCCGGTTTCGCTCGGCGGTTTCGCTGGTGGGCAGCGGTATTGTGTACGTGCTGACCGACGTGATTGGCCGGGGCATTGGGCTAATTGGCCGGGGCATTTTGCGCGGGGTCGGCGGTGCCTGGCGCGACCCTCGCTACCGCCGCGATGCCCAAGAAAGTGACCTGCGAGACTAG
- a CDS encoding DUF1328 domain-containing protein, with translation MLRYALLFLVVALIAAFFGFSGVAGTAAGIAQLLFYIFLAIFVVSLVMNLVKRA, from the coding sequence ATGCTGCGTTACGCGTTGCTTTTTTTAGTTGTCGCTTTGATTGCCGCGTTCTTTGGGTTTAGTGGTGTAGCCGGCACCGCCGCAGGCATCGCCCAACTTTTGTTCTACATTTTCCTGGCTATCTTTGTCGTGTCGCTGGTTATGAATCTCGTCAAGCGCGCCTAG
- a CDS encoding methylated-DNA--[protein]-cysteine S-methyltransferase, giving the protein MPTELWIDTLPSAIGDILLVSDGASLCALDFADYETRLLTLLKKRFAAVTLTPSTNPQGFSDRLKAYLAGDLHSFDAVPVSPGGTAFQQQVWLALRQIPAGTVATYGELAKTLGQPTAYRAVGMANSLNPIAIALPCHRVVGTKGQLTGYAGGLERKQWLLHHEGVYLANPGSIQQELALGL; this is encoded by the coding sequence GTGCCCACCGAACTCTGGATCGACACCCTGCCCTCTGCGATCGGCGACATTCTGCTGGTGTCAGATGGTGCGTCGCTCTGCGCCCTCGACTTCGCCGACTACGAAACTCGCCTCCTGACCTTGCTCAAAAAGCGGTTTGCAGCGGTAACGCTAACACCCAGCACCAACCCCCAGGGCTTTAGCGATCGCCTCAAAGCCTACCTCGCGGGCGATCTGCACAGTTTCGACGCCGTGCCCGTCAGCCCAGGGGGCACCGCCTTTCAGCAGCAGGTGTGGCTAGCGCTGCGCCAAATTCCCGCTGGCACCGTGGCCACCTACGGCGAACTGGCGAAAACACTGGGCCAACCCACAGCCTATCGAGCAGTGGGCATGGCCAACTCACTCAACCCCATCGCGATCGCCCTGCCCTGCCATCGCGTCGTCGGCACCAAAGGCCAACTCACCGGCTACGCAGGTGGCCTAGAGCGCAAACAATGGCTGCTGCACCACGAAGGCGTCTATTTGGCCAACCCAGGCTCAATCCAGCAAGAACTAGCGCTCGGGCTTTAG